One Natrinema longum genomic window carries:
- a CDS encoding MFS transporter, with amino-acid sequence MTKWRTLVLATIGFNFSFLIWFSFAPFTGPMADEFGLSLAEIGILASAAIWLAPFGRILTGWLSDRWGAPTVFAIVLTYVGVFSIASAFAQSYSVFFVTRLIVATAGITFVIGIQHVSEWFDEEQLGTAEGIYAGVGNAGAAGGALVLPRVFTEGWSGPIFDTSWRAAFFYTGIVSILLAIVYYTIGEAAKSEERRQATAESATLKQWLHTATRYGTVVLALAYVMSFGLELSMNGWLATYYREGFNTDNLVLASTFAATFSVAAGLLRPIGGYVSDLLARKEKNVLPVFTGQYREQWTFLTLCFIVLAMIGMSLAGSTGEVLLAVGAGFVVGMSCAFAEGAIFAQVPAMFPDSSGSVAGVVGGVGTVGGIVYPLVYAAPVMPTLHTGYSAVAATMVPIVVLCAWVFQPHVAARATDDGFLVSSGRGAGAPTDD; translated from the coding sequence ATGACCAAGTGGCGGACGCTGGTGCTGGCGACGATCGGGTTCAACTTCTCGTTCCTGATCTGGTTTTCCTTTGCACCCTTCACGGGGCCGATGGCCGACGAGTTCGGTCTCTCGCTGGCGGAGATCGGGATCCTGGCGAGTGCGGCGATCTGGCTCGCGCCGTTCGGCCGGATCCTGACCGGGTGGCTCTCCGATCGCTGGGGTGCGCCGACGGTGTTCGCCATCGTTTTGACCTACGTGGGCGTGTTTTCCATCGCGAGCGCTTTCGCCCAGTCGTATTCCGTCTTCTTCGTCACGCGACTGATCGTCGCGACGGCGGGTATCACCTTCGTCATCGGTATTCAACACGTCTCGGAGTGGTTCGACGAGGAACAACTGGGAACGGCCGAGGGGATCTACGCCGGCGTCGGCAACGCCGGTGCTGCCGGGGGTGCGCTCGTTCTCCCGCGCGTGTTTACCGAGGGCTGGAGCGGCCCGATCTTCGACACGAGTTGGCGAGCAGCCTTCTTCTACACCGGGATCGTCTCGATCCTGCTGGCGATCGTCTACTACACGATCGGTGAAGCCGCCAAGTCCGAGGAGCGCCGACAGGCGACCGCCGAGAGCGCGACGCTCAAACAGTGGCTCCACACTGCCACGCGCTACGGGACGGTCGTGCTCGCACTGGCGTACGTGATGAGCTTCGGCCTCGAGCTCTCGATGAACGGCTGGCTCGCGACCTACTACCGCGAGGGGTTCAACACCGACAACCTCGTCCTCGCGAGTACGTTCGCGGCGACGTTCTCCGTCGCGGCCGGGCTCCTGCGACCGATCGGCGGCTACGTCAGTGACCTGCTGGCCCGCAAAGAGAAGAACGTCTTGCCCGTCTTTACGGGCCAGTACCGTGAACAGTGGACCTTCCTCACGCTGTGTTTCATCGTGCTCGCGATGATCGGGATGAGTCTGGCCGGATCGACCGGCGAGGTCCTGTTGGCCGTCGGGGCTGGCTTCGTCGTCGGGATGAGTTGTGCGTTCGCCGAGGGAGCCATCTTCGCACAGGTGCCGGCCATGTTCCCCGACAGTTCGGGAAGCGTCGCCGGCGTCGTCGGCGGGGTCGGGACGGTCGGCGGAATCGTCTATCCGCTGGTCTACGCCGCCCCGGTGATGCCGACCCTCCATACCGGCTACTCCGCCGTCGCGGCGACGATGGTCCCGATCGTCGTGCTGTGTGCGTGGGTGTTCCAGCCCCACGTCGCCGCTCGCGCGACCGACGACGGCTTCCTCGTCTCGAGCGGGCGCGGGGCCGGCGCGCCGACCGACGACTGA
- the pheA gene encoding prephenate dehydratase: MAAVTLGPEGTYSHRAAGAIADDEEIDFRQSVTAIVDAVAGGEYDRGVIPIENSIEGSVTESLDAIADYDVAVVREIVTPIRHALLAQGPTFETIASHSQALAQCRSYLDREYPDATLEAVASTAQGVEFARDDAAVAGIGHPANADGDLEVLAEDIQDQDSNATRFFAIAPAEERSKGGGKTSLVVYPNANYPGLLLELLEPFADRDINLTRVESRPSGQRLGDYVFHIDFEAGLYESRTNEAIAELEDLAEKGWVRRLGSYDTEHVVE; encoded by the coding sequence ATGGCTGCAGTTACCCTCGGACCCGAAGGAACTTACTCCCACAGAGCGGCGGGCGCGATCGCCGACGACGAGGAGATCGATTTCCGGCAGTCGGTGACGGCGATCGTCGACGCCGTCGCCGGCGGCGAGTACGACCGTGGCGTCATCCCGATCGAGAACAGCATCGAGGGCAGCGTCACCGAGAGCCTCGACGCGATCGCCGACTACGACGTCGCCGTCGTCCGGGAGATCGTCACCCCGATCAGACACGCCCTGCTGGCACAGGGGCCGACGTTCGAGACGATCGCCAGCCACTCCCAGGCGCTGGCCCAGTGTCGGTCCTACCTCGACCGCGAGTACCCCGACGCGACCCTCGAGGCCGTCGCGAGCACGGCGCAGGGCGTCGAGTTCGCCCGCGACGATGCCGCCGTCGCGGGGATCGGCCACCCCGCGAACGCGGACGGCGACCTCGAGGTGCTGGCCGAGGACATCCAGGATCAGGACTCGAACGCGACGCGGTTCTTCGCCATCGCACCCGCCGAGGAGCGGTCGAAAGGCGGCGGCAAGACCTCGCTCGTGGTCTATCCGAACGCGAACTACCCCGGCCTGTTGCTCGAGTTGCTCGAGCCCTTCGCGGATCGGGATATCAACCTGACCCGCGTCGAGTCACGCCCGAGCGGCCAGCGACTGGGGGATTACGTCTTCCACATCGACTTCGAGGCCGGGCTCTACGAGTCGCGAACGAACGAGGCGATCGCGGAACTCGAAGACCTCGCCGAGAAGGGGTGGGTTCGGCGGCTGGGCTCGTACGATACCGAGCACGTCGTCGAATAG
- a CDS encoding peroxiredoxin: MPLAPGDDAPTVTARNQDGEDVTPAFEEPTVLYFYPKDDTPGCTIEANQFQHEYETYREAGVDVYGVSTDDVDSHRSFCDSAGLEFDLLADPTAEIAEAFGVELRDGKTARTTFLLVDGEVEAVYEGVDPDGHARDLLLDALEDGVVTLPD; encoded by the coding sequence ATGCCACTCGCCCCAGGCGACGACGCACCGACTGTGACTGCACGGAATCAGGACGGCGAGGACGTAACGCCTGCCTTCGAGGAACCGACGGTCCTCTACTTCTATCCGAAAGACGATACTCCGGGCTGTACGATCGAAGCGAATCAGTTCCAGCACGAGTACGAGACGTACCGAGAGGCCGGCGTCGACGTCTACGGCGTCTCGACCGACGACGTCGACTCCCACCGGTCCTTTTGTGACTCGGCGGGCCTCGAGTTCGATCTGCTCGCAGACCCCACCGCGGAGATCGCCGAGGCCTTCGGCGTCGAACTGCGGGACGGCAAGACGGCGCGGACGACCTTTTTGCTCGTCGACGGCGAGGTCGAGGCCGTCTACGAGGGCGTCGACCCGGACGGTCACGCGCGCGACCTCTTGCTCGACGCGCTCGAGGACGGCGTCGTGACGCTTCCCGACTGA
- a CDS encoding Hsp20/alpha crystallin family protein: MRRNPFDNIEEMLDRVSRQVEEGMTAGGLQVPGSVPVDVADRDEEYVVMADLPGYETDDIDLTLSNGTLRLEATRTGDAEYAEGRYIRRERTETSASRRIRLPEPVDEEAVAAGFENGVLTVRLPKASSGEDSKRIDIE, encoded by the coding sequence ATGCGACGGAATCCGTTCGACAATATCGAGGAGATGCTCGACCGCGTCAGTCGCCAGGTCGAGGAGGGAATGACCGCCGGCGGGCTGCAAGTACCGGGATCCGTGCCGGTCGACGTCGCCGACAGGGACGAGGAGTACGTCGTCATGGCCGACCTGCCCGGCTACGAGACCGACGACATCGACCTGACGCTTTCGAACGGCACGCTACGACTCGAGGCCACCCGGACCGGGGATGCCGAGTACGCCGAGGGTCGATATATCCGCCGTGAACGAACGGAAACGTCGGCGAGTCGGCGGATTCGTCTGCCCGAACCGGTCGACGAGGAGGCGGTGGCCGCCGGCTTCGAGAACGGCGTCCTGACGGTGCGATTGCCGAAAGCCTCGAGCGGCGAGGACTCGAAACGGATCGACATCGAGTAG
- a CDS encoding linear amide C-N hydrolase, which yields MCTRLVYLGPEEIVLTGRSMDWHSEIGTNIWVFPRGLERTGEVGPASMEWTAEYGSVIASAYDIATTDGMNEAGLVANVLWLTESDYPEWDGDTPGLSISLWAQYVLDNFATVAEVVENHRNEEFVVVSDEIPDEGRFATLHLSISDATGDSAVLEYVDGELTIYHDREYQVLTNSPPFDQQLALDAYWSEIGGTVMLPGTNRPADRFARASFYVDAIPQTQDRRTATASVFGAIRNVSVPYGIRTPDEPHISSTRWRTVADHRDRRYYFESALSPNVFWLDLDGIDFHTDTGVRSLSLGENQTNVFAGDVADELVETEPFEFLGVPAPSS from the coding sequence ATGTGCACGCGCTTGGTGTATCTCGGCCCCGAAGAGATCGTCCTCACGGGTCGGTCGATGGACTGGCACAGCGAGATCGGGACCAATATCTGGGTCTTCCCACGCGGACTGGAGCGAACGGGCGAAGTCGGTCCGGCCTCGATGGAGTGGACTGCCGAGTACGGCAGTGTCATCGCTTCCGCGTACGATATCGCGACGACCGACGGGATGAACGAGGCGGGGCTGGTCGCGAACGTCCTGTGGCTCACCGAATCCGACTACCCCGAGTGGGACGGCGACACACCCGGACTGTCGATCTCGCTGTGGGCACAGTACGTCCTCGACAACTTCGCGACGGTTGCGGAAGTGGTCGAGAACCACCGAAACGAGGAGTTCGTCGTCGTATCCGACGAAATTCCGGACGAAGGCCGGTTCGCGACCCTGCATCTCTCCATCTCGGACGCCACGGGTGACAGCGCCGTCCTCGAGTACGTCGACGGCGAGTTAACGATCTATCACGATCGGGAGTATCAGGTGCTGACGAACTCCCCGCCGTTCGACCAGCAACTCGCACTCGACGCGTACTGGTCGGAGATCGGTGGCACGGTCATGTTGCCGGGAACGAATCGCCCGGCCGATCGGTTCGCCCGTGCGAGTTTCTACGTGGACGCGATCCCACAGACCCAGGACCGTCGAACCGCAACGGCGAGCGTCTTCGGCGCGATCCGCAACGTCTCCGTGCCCTACGGGATCAGGACGCCGGACGAACCGCACATCTCCTCGACGCGCTGGCGCACGGTCGCCGATCATCGGGACCGACGCTACTACTTCGAGTCGGCGCTCTCGCCGAACGTCTTCTGGCTGGACCTCGACGGAATCGACTTCCATACCGATACCGGCGTTCGATCGCTGTCGCTCGGTGAGAACCAGACGAACGTCTTCGCTGGCGACGTCGCCGACGAACTCGTCGAAACCGAACCGTTCGAGTTCCTCGGCGTCCCCGCTCCCTCGAGTTGA
- a CDS encoding NYN domain-containing protein: protein MTEIHPGQRVAVLVDAQNLYHTAQSIHSRNIDYSALLEKAVQDRQLTRAIAYVIRAESPEEESFFEALVDIGFEPKIKDIKTFADGTKKADWDVGMSLDAVTLANHVDTIVLCTGDGDFSRLCSHLRHEGVRVEVMAFKSSTAEELIAASDSFLDLGDRHETFLL, encoded by the coding sequence GTGACCGAAATTCACCCGGGTCAGCGCGTCGCCGTTCTCGTCGACGCCCAGAACCTCTATCACACCGCACAGAGCATTCACAGCCGGAATATCGACTACTCCGCGTTGCTCGAGAAGGCTGTTCAGGACCGCCAGCTCACGCGCGCGATCGCCTACGTCATCCGCGCGGAGTCACCCGAAGAGGAGAGCTTCTTCGAGGCGCTGGTCGACATCGGCTTCGAGCCGAAGATCAAGGATATCAAGACGTTCGCCGACGGGACGAAGAAGGCAGACTGGGACGTCGGCATGAGCCTCGACGCGGTGACCCTCGCGAACCACGTCGATACGATCGTCCTCTGTACGGGCGATGGCGACTTCTCGCGGCTCTGCTCGCACCTGCGCCACGAGGGCGTCCGCGTGGAGGTGATGGCCTTCAAATCGTCGACGGCCGAGGAGCTCATCGCTGCCTCCGATTCGTTCTTGGACCTCGGCGACCGACACGAAACGTTCCTCCTCTAA